TACGTTACCGTTGTTTGTCACTTTAAAGTTATAAGTGATCACTTGACCGACTTCTGTAATCTCTTTAGTGTCGCTTGTTTTCTCTAATGTTAATTGAGAGTCTTGTGTTCCGGTAATTGTTACATCGTCTTTTGCTTGAATTGGCTCATCGACGTTTGGTGGTGTACCGTATACTGTCGCTTCATTCTTCACTGACCCATTGTCCACGTCAGCTTGAGTGATTGTGTAGTTTGCGTTCGCAACAAGTACGTCACCTGGTTTTAGTGTGATTGCTTCGATATCGTCAATTGCTTCTCCATTTACAGAAACATAAGTTATATCGCTAATACCTTCAAGTTCATCTACAAGATTTACTTTGTTAAGCGTCACGTTACCTGTGTTCGTTGCAGTGAACGTGTAGGTAATATCTTCACCAACGACTAGGTCAGTGTGATCTGCTTCTTTGACTAAAGAGATACTAGGTTGTTGATCTGCAGGTACATCTTTTTCATCCGTAGCTGTAGAAGTTTCACCTTTTGAATCTTCTCCCGTTACAACCGCAATATTTGGGATATTCCCCTTATCCATGTCGCTTTGAGTTACAGTGTAATCTTTTGATACAGTGATTGACTTACCAGGCTTTAATGTTGTGTTTTCAAGTTCAATGTTTCCACCAAGCATTGGGTCGATTAGTACGATATTGTTCATTGTCACTTTACTATTGTTCGTAATGACAAAATCGTAAGTAATTGTTTGACCAATCTCTGCATAGGACTCTGTTGAAGTAGATTTTTTAAGCTCAAGATTTCCATGAAACTCTTCTGAAACTGTAACTTCATCTTTAGCTTCTACTGGTTTATCACTATTCGGAGGTGTACCAGAGACAGTGGCTTCGTTCTTCACTGATCCATTATCTATATCTGCTTGAGTAATTGTGTAACTTGCGTTCGCAAGCAGGATGTCACCAGGTTTCAGAGTAATTGCTTCAACATCTTCAATCACTTCTCCATTTACGGATACATATGTGATATCGCTTAAGCCTTCTAAAACATCAGTGATTTCAACATTTGATAATGTAACATTCCCGTCATTCGTCACTAGGAATACATAGTTAATATTTTCGTTAACTTTTAAATCACTACGAACAGCGAGTTTATCAATACTGATACTTGGCTTCTGAGTGACAGGGATTTCCACTTCATCTTTGTGTTCAAGTGTCTTACCTTTCGGATCTTCACCTTTAACAGTAGCGCTGTTGTGAACAGTGCCTTTGTCAATATCGCTTTGCGTTACTTTGTATTCTTTAGAAACTGTGATTGACTCACCTGGGGCTAGTGTTGTTTTATCTAATTCGATATTCCCACCGAGCATTGGGTCGTCTAACACAATATTTTTAATCGTTACGTTACCGTTGTTTGTCACTTTAAAATGATAAGGAATCACTTGACCGACTTCTGTAACTTCTTTAGTGTCGCTTGTCTTCTCTAGTGTTAATTGAGGGTCTTGTGTTCCGGTAACGGTTACATTGTCTTCATCTTTTGAAGTATTTCCTTTCGGATCTTCACCAGTTACTGTCGCAACGTTGACGATTTCGCCTTTATCTAGGTCATCTTGTGTCACAGTGTAATCTTTAGAAACTGTGATTGACTTACCAGGGGCTAATGTTGTCTTGTCAAGGTCGATGTCTCCACCGAGCATTGGGTCGTCTAGTTTAATTTTATTTAAAGTAATGTTACCGGTATTTTTAATTTCAAACGTATATGTTACTTTTTGCCCTACTTTAGTTATTGTATCAACATCACTTGTTTTAGTGAGTTCAATTTTTGGTTCAGAAATTAGCGTATTAGTAACGTTAAAATTATCTTCATTATAAGTCGCAGTGTAGCCATCGACTATGGTTTCTTTAATATAGTACTTATAGTTTTGACCAGTTGATGAATACGCTGGTTTCGTTCCAAAATCGTATTTCCATTGGTCATTAGCATCTGGAGTTACTTTAACAGTGTCAACTAAGGTACCATTAGAAAGGTCGCCTGTTGTTCTGTATAATTCTAGTTCGATTTCAGGTGGCCGATTCGATTCTCCACCTTTGTCTTCCCAAATTTTCGTACCGCTTATATCAAGAGTTTTACCTTGAACTTTAGGTACTATAAATTCTCTTGTTGGAGAATTTGGATCTGTAGTATTTGGGATAAGCGTTGTCGTATCATTTGTAGTGAAATAATCCGTACCGTTAAAACTTTCTTTATCAGTGTTGATATTCACCTTATATCGAATATTTATATACTGATCTTTACCAAGCATCAAGCTGCCAAGTGTGATCGTGTTATTTTCATATCCTACAGTAACTCCTGTTAAGAATTTAGGGTCTGCAGCAGAAAGATAATACGATCCATCTGTAAGTTGATCATTAGACGCTCGTTTAAATTCACCATCCGTCAGAGCGAGGTTCACATATTCACTCATTGGATCTGTTACTTCACCGTTATTGATTGTACCTGTGATACCTTTTGCAAGACCAGTTAAAATGTCAACTAGCTCATTTGCTTTATCAGCATTATAGAATTGCTCAGGAGATGAGGCGATATTTTGCATTACATAAGTGACTTGTTCTTTAGTTGCTCCAGCGTCACCAGTTAACTCAATACCGATTGAGTACATATTAATGCCACTACTTTGAATAGCCTTTGCTTCAGTAATAGTGTTTGTACCATGATTTTTGTTAGTTTCATAATTGAAACTTGTTCCATTTCCCTTAAGTACACCTTTCTCATAACTTATTGTTGGGGAACCATCAGTAATTGTAATAATGACTTTATTTTTTGCGTTACTCGAATTTAGGATTTCTTTTGCAACTTGCAAACCTTCTTGAATATTTGTTCCACCATCATTCGCACGGCCTCTATCTCTAGGAGTATTTGTAGGTATTTTATTAATCAATGTACTTGCACTTTTTGTGAGTGTTTTGTAGGAATAGTTATCAGTATTCCCAGCATAGATTTGGTTTTTTCTTCCATCTAAAACGTTTGTACCAAACGTAACAAGTGCTATTCTGATGCTGTCATTGTCAGCTGTTAGAGTCTGATTAATAAAGTTCGTTACTGCTTCTTTAGCAATTGCAACTCTATTATTAGTCGCCATACTATTGGAATTATCGTAAACGATTACGATATCTGTCGGCTCTTTTATTACTTTTTCCTTACCTTGTACTTTTAAGTCTATGAAGTATTCACCTGGAGTGCCAGTATAGGTTGCTGTCTTAGAAATGATAGAGTCTTCAAACTCTTGAGGGTTTTGAGGGTTAATTACTCCGCCGGAGTCATTTGGTTCTACTTGTTCAGTTCCATCGGCGGCCAATGCTCGATTATTCTCCGTCAGGAGTGGAGATATTGAACTAAACATACTTGATGCAATAATCAAAAGTGATAAGGTGACCATTAGAACAATTTTTGAAAATGATTTTCTTCGCATTTTATATCACATTTACTCCTTTCCATATATTGGTAATAAAATCACATAAACATATTTTTATAGAATCACATTAATTGTACCATAATTTTAAGCCAGATAAATTTTTTATAGATAAGTTATAGAATATATTGTGATTGAGATTACAATACGTTGTAACTTAAGACTTCTAACGTTTTAATTTATTATACAATTAAAGGTCGATATTATCTAAATATTCTAATAATAAATATATATTCGTTTTATATAATTTAAGATCTTTTATGTGATGTGCTACCCCTTAAGTTGGATATTAAGTCTAACTTAAGGGGTGCACATCAGATTTCAGTGATGCCCATTATTTTGCTTTTAACGTTACTGATACAATTTCTGGTCGATTAAACACGCGCCACGGGAAGCGACTATTCCCAAGGCCACGGCTAATGATGAGTGCTGAATTATTTTTTGTATGAATACCTTCAGTGAATTTAGGTAGTGCACCCTGGTCTGGGGCATATAACCCTTTTACAATTGGAAGCCTTATTTGACCGCCGTGCGCGTGGCCACTAAATATTAGATCCACCGGGTATTTCGAATATCTCGAAAACTGTTCTGGTCGATGCGCTAGTAAAATTGTGAAATAGTCCCCAACATGATTTAAACGATCATCTAACATCTCATCGTATTTGTTATAAATATTTGGGTTGGTTTCTTCATCTCCAAAAATTCTTAAATCGTGAATTCCTGTAATTTCTATCGTGTCATTGCCGCGCGAGATGAAAAAATTATTCGTCGATGCGTTATTGACACCTGTATTTAAAATTTTTTTGTAAATGCCTTCGAAGTCTTTATAAAATGCCTCATGATTTCCTGTTACATAATAACACGGCGCAATCTCCATAAGGCTTGCGAGCATTTGAATCCCACGTTTTTCGTTCGTAGTACGTCTGTCGATTAAATCGCCTGTGACTAAAATGATATCCGGGTTCGTTTCTTTAACTGCTTGAAGTAAATGTTTTCCATTTCGTCCAAAATACGTGTTGTGATAATCTGACACTTGTGTGATTTTAAATCCATCAAATGACGCCGGAATTTTTGATGATTGATGCGTCACTTTACGTGTGAAGATATTTTTATTTTGCACCCATAGAAATCTTCCAAGCGCGATGAAAAACCCTGTTAGAACAGCGAATATGTTAGCTCGTGATTTCATCATCTTCAACCTCTAGTTTAGTAATACGTACGAGACGAATCGTGTTTTCTTCCATAACTAAAATTTCATAGCGGTTTTCATCGTCTTCTATCGTATCAAAGCGCTCCGGAATATCTTCGAATAGATAATATAAGTAACCGGATAACGTGTTTTCTTCTTCTGGAATATTTGACTGGAAAATTCCGTTTAGCCTGTGTAGCGTGATTTTACCATCACAAACGATAACGTCATCACGTAAATAACGAACGATCGCACTCTCTGTCGTATCCAGTTCGTCTTTAATCTCAATACCGAGAAGTGTTTCGATAATATCTTCGTGTGTTAGTAATCCTTCTGTACCACCATATTCATCCATTACGATAACCATATGGCGACGGTGTTTCGTCATAAGAAGGAGTACTTCTTCAATATTATTAAACTCTCTAACTCGTAACGGATCTGTATCACAAAAATCGACAAATGGTCGGCTTGGATCGAGTGACCACTTGAGTAAATACTTCGTATGGAAAATCCCGATAATATCGTCCGTATCTTCACCATAAACTGGGTATCTCGTGTACATTCCTTCGATGACGATATCTCTAACTTCTTCAAATGTCGAATCGATTTGAATCGCATGCATATCTGTACGCGGCGTTTGAAGGACGTCTTTAACATTTAACGTATCAAAGTCGAGTACACCACGAAGACGTAATGACTCTTTTCTATCAAGCGCCCCTTCACCACCTGCGATATCAACAATCGACATAATCTCATCTTTAGTGACAGTCCAAGATTCCTTTTCACCTTTAGATAATTTATTTGTAATGAGATCAGTAATCTTATTCAGCACGATTGTAATCGGCTTAAAGATAATTATAAATAAATTAATAATCGGCATAACCATTTTACCGACTTGTTCAGGAAACGCTGCTACGATCGACTTCGGTAAAATTTCAGCAAATAAAATAATACTCACAGTTAAAATAATCGTCAGTACCGTTAAGTTATAGCCATACTCGATTGCGATCGTCGTAAGAAGTACCGGCATCACGAGGTTCGCGATATTATTTCCAATTAAAATCGTCGTAATAAACTCACTTGGTTTAGATACTAATTTATGTAATTTCTTTGATTGGAGGTCACCAGCGTTCGCTTCACTTTGTAATCTCAACTGGTTCGCTGCAGTAAGCGCCGTTTCACTTCCAGAGAAAAACAGCGACACAAAAAACAATATAAATATGGCGATAAGCATTATCGTCGACTCCGTTCATCAGTAATACTATTATTTTACAAAACATAGCGTAGAAAATAAAATAATTGAGGTGAAAGAGGATTAGTAGGTTGAAAAGCAAGTGGAAACCGGTGTGGATGGGTGCTTTTTATCTGTAAAGGGCAATAAGTGCATTTGTTCGGATTTTATTTAACATAAATATCCCGATTTTGTTAGTTATCCGGATATAATTAACAAATTCTCCCCCGCGCACCACGTTTTTGTTAAATATAATTTTTTATATAACAAAAATTGATAAAACACGCGTAATTCTGTTAATTAAATCAGTATATCTAACAGATTCGACTATTTTTTGTGAATAAGATTGGGCGGGTAGTGTTTTTTTATCCTTAAAGAGATAAAGCACAACTTCGTCTAAATATATTTAACATAAATATCCCGATTTTGTTAGTTATCCGGATATAATTAACAAATTCTGCCCCGCGCACCACGATTTTGTTAAATATAATTTTTTATATAACAAAAATTGATAAAACACGCGTAATTTTGTTAATTAAATCAATATATCTAACAGATTCGACTATTTTTTGTGAATAAGATTGGGCGGGTGGTGTTTTTTTATCCTTAAAGAGATAAAGCACAACTTCGTCTAAATATATTTAACATAAATATCGCGATTTTGTTAGTTATCCGGATATAATTAACAAATTCTGCCCCGCGCACCACGATTTTGTTAAATATAATTTTTTATATAACAAAAATTGATGAAAAACACGAAATTTTGTTAATTAAATCAATATATCTAACAGATTCGACTATTTTTTGTTAATAAAATCGGTCAGACAGTCTATTTTTATTTCTTATAAGAATTAAAACCTCGTCCATCTTTACATAACGAACGCACTCTAATCTCTTCCACCGACTCTTCGCATAAAAAGACCCCCGCATCACCGAGTGATGCGAGGGGTATACTCAATTACACAACGTCGTAGCCTTGATCTTCGATTGCTTCTGACATTGCTTCTTTCGTAACACTGTCTTCATGTTTGACTGTAACGTCGCCGTTTTCTAAGTCAACTGTTGCTGATTGTACACCATCTAAATTGTTTAATGCTGTTTCTACAGCCTGTTTACAATGACCACATGTCATACCTTCGACTTTAATAATTGATTCCATTATATAATCACTCCTATAATTTTACACGTTTTAATCGTAATGCATTTGATACTACACTCACTGAACTAAATGCCATCGCAGCTCCAGCAACCCATGGTGCTAAAAGTCCTAAGGCTGCGATTGGTATTCCGAGTGTATTATAGAAAAACGCCCAGAATAAGTTTTGCTTAATATTACGAATAGTTTTATGGCTCAGTGAAATTGCTTTATGAATGAGTGTTAAGTCTTCACCGAGTATTGTTAAGTCCGCTGCTTCAATCGCAACGTCAGTCCCTGTTCCAATCGCAATACCAATGTCAGCGAGTGCTAAAGCTGGCGCGTCGTTTACACCGTCACCAACCATCCCTACTACTTTACCCGAATTTTGGTATTTTTTAACAACTTCTGCTTTTTCCTCTGGTAAAACTTCTGCAATGACTGTATCAATTCCGACTGTTCTTGCGATTGCTTCTGCAGTACGTTTATTGTCTCCAGTTAGCATGACGACCTCTAATCCGTCTTCATGGAGTAATTTTACCGCTTTTTTTGCAGTATCTTTTACAGTATCTAGTACAGCAATCGTTCCCTTATATTCTCCGTTTACTGCAACAATCATCGCTGTTTTACCGTCATATTCATAGACTTCCATATCATCTGCTGCTGATAAATTAACCGCTCGATCACGCATTAGTTTTCTCGTACCAACTAACACTTCTTTACTTTCAATCGTCGCTTCAATACCATGACCTGGTATTGCTTTAAAATCGTCGACAGATAATAATTCGAGTCCTTCACTTTTAGCGTATTTAACAATTGCATTTGCGAGCGGGTGCTCGGAATGATTCTCTGCACTTGCGAGCAATTGTAATGTCTCATCACTACCAGTATAATCCGTTACTTCTGGTGTGCCGTTCGTGATTGTACCTGTCTTATCTAAAATGATCGTGTCGAGTTGGTGAGTTTTCTCTAAGTGTTCTCCACCTTTAAAGAGAATTCCTTGCTCTGCACCTTTACCCGTACCAACCATAATTGACGTTGGTGTTGCAAGTCCTAACGCACATGGACATGCGATAACTAATACTGACACACTCGCAACAAGTGCTGGTTCAACTTTTCCTGTAATTAAATACCAAAGGATAAATGTCACAATTCCAATTCCAATAACGATTGGCACAAAGTAGTTTGAAATAACGTCTGCCATACGCTGAATAGGTGCTTTCACACCTTGTGCATCTTCAACGATTTTTACGATAGATTGAAGTGCAGTATCTTTACCCACTCTCGTCGCGCGCATTTCTAATGTACCGTTTTCGTTTACAGTCGATCCAATTAACTCGTCACCTTTATTTTTTTCGACTGGAATAGATTCACCTGTTAACATTGACTCATCGATTGATGAATTTCCTTTTAATACAATACCATCTACCGGTATCTTTTCACCAGGTTTAATCATTAATATATCGTCAACAACAACTTCTTCAACAGGAATCATTACTTCTTTTCCGTCACGAATAACTCTTGCTTCTCGCGCTTGCATATCAAGAAGTTTTGAAATTGCACTAGACGTTTCGGATTTTGCACGCGCTTCTAAATATTTACCGAATAAGATTAATGTAATAATAACTGCTGACGCTTCAAAATATAAATGTGGTTCTGTACCAAATTTCATCCATTTATACGTCTCATATAAACTGAATAAGAATGCTGCACTTGTACCCATAACGACGAGTACGTCCATATTCGCGTTAAATGTTTTTAAATTTTTATAGGCACTCTTATAAAATTGCCAACCAATTATAAATTGTACGGGTGCCGCGAATGCAAGTTGAAACCAAGGATTCATGAAAATTGCTGGTAAATGAACACCAAGTAAGTGATCGAGCATCGTCAGTAAAAGTGGTGCCGAAAGAATCGCGCTAATAATGACTTTTCGTTTTAACTTTTCAGTTGCTTCATCTTTTTTAGTAGCACTGTCTGTGTCATCTTCTACTGTTTCAGCATCATATCCAATTTTTTGGATACGTTTAATAATGTCATACTCTGATAATT
Above is a genomic segment from Nosocomiicoccus massiliensis containing:
- a CDS encoding metallophosphoesterase → MMKSRANIFAVLTGFFIALGRFLWVQNKNIFTRKVTHQSSKIPASFDGFKITQVSDYHNTYFGRNGKHLLQAVKETNPDIILVTGDLIDRRTTNEKRGIQMLASLMEIAPCYYVTGNHEAFYKDFEGIYKKILNTGVNNASTNNFFISRGNDTIEITGIHDLRIFGDEETNPNIYNKYDEMLDDRLNHVGDYFTILLAHRPEQFSRYSKYPVDLIFSGHAHGGQIRLPIVKGLYAPDQGALPKFTEGIHTKNNSALIISRGLGNSRFPWRVFNRPEIVSVTLKAK
- a CDS encoding hemolysin family protein, which encodes MLIAIFILFFVSLFFSGSETALTAANQLRLQSEANAGDLQSKKLHKLVSKPSEFITTILIGNNIANLVMPVLLTTIAIEYGYNLTVLTIILTVSIILFAEILPKSIVAAFPEQVGKMVMPIINLFIIIFKPITIVLNKITDLITNKLSKGEKESWTVTKDEIMSIVDIAGGEGALDRKESLRLRGVLDFDTLNVKDVLQTPRTDMHAIQIDSTFEEVRDIVIEGMYTRYPVYGEDTDDIIGIFHTKYLLKWSLDPSRPFVDFCDTDPLRVREFNNIEEVLLLMTKHRRHMVIVMDEYGGTEGLLTHEDIIETLLGIEIKDELDTTESAIVRYLRDDVIVCDGKITLHRLNGIFQSNIPEEENTLSGYLYYLFEDIPERFDTIEDDENRYEILVMEENTIRLVRITKLEVEDDEITS
- the copZ gene encoding copper chaperone CopZ; the encoded protein is MESIIKVEGMTCGHCKQAVETALNNLDGVQSATVDLENGDVTVKHEDSVTKEAMSEAIEDQGYDVV
- a CDS encoding heavy metal translocating P-type ATPase produces the protein MSEKKETLKITGMTCSACSSRIEKVLNKMDGVDAQVNLATELATVKYDNDKLSTKDVKDKIKNLGYDVQMKTSEFNITGMTCASCSSRIEKVLNKMDSVETATVNLTTEKATVTYNEQELSEYDIIKRIQKIGYDAETVEDDTDSATKKDEATEKLKRKVIISAILSAPLLLTMLDHLLGVHLPAIFMNPWFQLAFAAPVQFIIGWQFYKSAYKNLKTFNANMDVLVVMGTSAAFLFSLYETYKWMKFGTEPHLYFEASAVIITLILFGKYLEARAKSETSSAISKLLDMQAREARVIRDGKEVMIPVEEVVVDDILMIKPGEKIPVDGIVLKGNSSIDESMLTGESIPVEKNKGDELIGSTVNENGTLEMRATRVGKDTALQSIVKIVEDAQGVKAPIQRMADVISNYFVPIVIGIGIVTFILWYLITGKVEPALVASVSVLVIACPCALGLATPTSIMVGTGKGAEQGILFKGGEHLEKTHQLDTIILDKTGTITNGTPEVTDYTGSDETLQLLASAENHSEHPLANAIVKYAKSEGLELLSVDDFKAIPGHGIEATIESKEVLVGTRKLMRDRAVNLSAADDMEVYEYDGKTAMIVAVNGEYKGTIAVLDTVKDTAKKAVKLLHEDGLEVVMLTGDNKRTAEAIARTVGIDTVIAEVLPEEKAEVVKKYQNSGKVVGMVGDGVNDAPALALADIGIAIGTGTDVAIEAADLTILGEDLTLIHKAISLSHKTIRNIKQNLFWAFFYNTLGIPIAALGLLAPWVAGAAMAFSSVSVVSNALRLKRVKL